The proteins below come from a single Larimichthys crocea isolate SSNF chromosome II, L_crocea_2.0, whole genome shotgun sequence genomic window:
- the cyp7b1 gene encoding 25-hydroxycholesterol 7-alpha-hydroxylase yields MSPLLLLLLGLLSLIVCVLRGRHRREDEPPLIKGWIPFIGKALEFGRDAHTFLKEHRNKFGDIFTVHIAGKYMTFIMDPFMYPNIIKHGRQLDFHQFSDKVAPSTFGYPPLVNRKLPGLHTEMFRTFQLLQGDNLGPLTESTMGNLMLVFRQDHIGETQSAEKGWLSGSMYEFCNSVMFEATFLTIYGKPASASRHSEMGGLRADFLRFDNMFPLLIAQVPIRLLRQTKASRDKMINYFLPHRMSCWSNTSQFIRRRLELLDQYDSLRDVDKAAHHFAILWASVANTVPVSFWAMYYLVSNPEALEAIRQEILDVLKLSGVDFSSTKDVTLDKDQLDKLIYLESAINESLRLSSASINIRVAQEDFSLRLDSERSVAVRKGDIIALYPQSLHMDPEIYEEPQTFRFDRFIQDGREKTDFYKDGQKLKYYLMPFGSGSTMCPGRYFAINEIKQFLCLLLLYFDLQLEDGATKTTADSSRAGLGILQPTTDVRFRYRLRTV; encoded by the exons atgtccccgctgctgctgctcctgctcggCCTCCTCTCCCTGATCGTCTGCGTCCTCCGCGGCCGGCACAG ACGAGAAGACGAGCCGCCGCTCATCAAAGGTTGGATCCCCTTCATCGGGAAGGCTCTGGAGTTCGGCAGAGATGCTCATACGTTCCTCAAAGAACACAGGAACAAGTTTGGAGACATCTTCACAGTCCACATCGCAG GTAAATACATGACCTTCATCATGGACCCCTTCATGTATccaaacatcatcaaacatgGCCGCCAGCTGGACTTCCACCAGTTTTCTGACAAGGTGGCGCCCTCAACCTTCGGCTACCCGCCCCTTGTGAACAGGAAGTTACCTGGCCTGCACACTGAGATGTTCCGCACCTTCCAGTTACTGCAGGGAGACAACCTGGGGCCCCTGACAGAGAGCACGATGGGTAACCTCATGCTGGTGTTTCGTCAGGACCACATCGGTGAGACGCAGAGCGCAGAGAAAGGCTGGCTGAGCGGCAGCATGTACGAGTTCTGTAACTCGGTCATGTTCGAGGCCACCTTCCTCACCATCTACGGCAAGCCGGCGTCCGCCAGCCGCCACAGCGAGATGGGCGGGCTGAGGGCGGACTTCCTCAGGTTTGACAACATGTTCCCACTGCTCATCGCTCAGGTCCCCATCAGGCTGCTGAGACAGACCAAGGCAAGCCGCGACAAGATGATCAACTACTTCCTGCCACACAGGATGTCGTGTTGGTCGAACACCTCGCAGTTCATCAGGAGGCGATTGGAGCTGTTGGACCAGTACGATAGTCTGAGGGACGTCGATAAAGCAG CTCATCACTTTGCCATCCTCTGGGCGTCTGTGGCCAACACTGTCCCTGTCTCCTTCTGGGCCATGTACTACCTGGTGAGTAACCCTGAGGCTCTGGAAGCCATTCGCCAGGAGATCCTGGACGTCCTGAAGCTCAGCGGCGTCGACTTCAGCAGCACCAAAGACGTGACGCTCGACAAAGACCAGCTGGACAAGCTTATTTATCTGG AGAGCGCCATCAACGAGAGCCTCCGCCTGTCCTCCGCCTCCATAAACATCCGAGTTGCTCAGGAGGACTTCAGTCTGCGGCTGGACAGCGAGCGCTCGGTGGCCGTCAGGAAAGGAGACATCATCGCTCTCTACCCTCAGAGTCTGCACATGGACCCCGAGATCTACGAGGAACCACAG ACGTTCAGGTTCGACCGCTTCATCCAGGACGGCCGAGAGAAGACAGACTTCTACAAGGACGGGCAGAAGCTGAAGTATTACCTGATGCCGTTCGGCTCCGGCTCCACCATGTGTCCCGGACGCTACTTTGCCATCAATGAGATCAAACAGTTCCTGTGTCTCCTGCTACTGTACTTCGACCTGCAGCTGGAGGACGGCGCGACCAAAACCACCGCGGACTCTAGCCGAGCCGGACTGGGCATCCTGCAGCCCACCACCGACGTGCGCTTCCGCTACAGACTGCGTACCGTCTAA